A portion of the Salarias fasciatus chromosome 15, fSalaFa1.1, whole genome shotgun sequence genome contains these proteins:
- the LOC115401818 gene encoding thyroxine 5-deiodinase-like — MMDDSGGVQMARALKHAALCLMLLPRFLLAAVMLWLLDFLCIRKKVLLKMGESQDGPEDPPVCVSDSNKMFTLESLRAVWYGQKLDFLKSAHLGHAAPNTEVVLVQERRPARILDCMKGKRPLILNFGSCSUPPFMTRLAAFQRVVSQYADIADFLVVYIEEAHPSDGWVSSDAPYQIPKHRCLEDRLRAAQLMLAEMPGSNVVVDTMDNSSNAAYGAYFERLYIVRDERVVYQGGRGPEGYRISELRNWLENYKSDLVNSQTAVLHV; from the coding sequence ATGATGGACGACTCCGGCGGTGTCCAAATGGCGAGGGCGCTGAAGCATGCAGCCCTGTGCCTGATGCTGCTGCCCCGGTTCCTGCTGGCCGCCGTCATGCTGTGGCTCCTGGATTTCTTGTGCATCAGGAAAAAAGTGTTGCTGAAAATGGGAGAGAGCCAGGACGGTCCGGAGGACCCGCCGGTGTGCGTCTCCGACTCCAATAAGATGTTCACCTTGGAGTCCCTCCGGGCCGTGTGGTACGGTCAGAAATTAGACTTTCTCAAATCTGCGCACCTTGGGCACGCGGCGCCCAACACCGAGGTGGTGCTGGTCCAGGAGCGGAGGCCGGCCCGGATCCTGGACTGCATGAAAGGGAAGAGACCGCTCATTCTTAACTTTGGCAGCTGCTCCTGACCGCCATTCATGACGCGTCTGGCGGCGTTTCAGCGCGTCGTGAGTCAGTACGCGGACATTGCGGACTTCTTAGTTGTATATATCGAGGAGGCGCATCCGTCGGACGGCTGGGTGAGCTCGGACGCGCCGTACCAGATCCCCAAGCACCGCTGCCTGGAGGACCGGCTGCGAGCGGCTCAGCTGATGCTGGCGGAGATGCCGGGCAGCAACGTGGTGGTGGATACTATGGACAATTCCTCCAACGCCGCGTACGGAGCCTACTTTGAGAGACTTTACATCGTCAGGGACGAGAGAGTGGTGTACcaggggggccgggggccggagGGATACCGGATTTCCGAGCTCAGGAACTGGCTGGAGAATTACAAGAGCGACCTGGTGAATTCCCAGACAGCGGTGCTCCATGTGTAG